A window of Juglans regia cultivar Chandler chromosome 7, Walnut 2.0, whole genome shotgun sequence contains these coding sequences:
- the LOC108989426 gene encoding uncharacterized protein LOC108989426, producing the protein MSSLGTSKGVLEIAKFGIYVSVPIVLMYAFANNTKNLQKFMGNRSYVVYPPEGPRPPSPEELREMARELARKNKNR; encoded by the exons ATGTCCTCTCTGGGAACTTCGAAGGGAGTCCTTGAGATCGCGAAGTTCGGGATCTATGTATCCGTGCCGATCGTTCTTATGTACGCCTTCGCTAACAATACTAAGAATCTTCAGAAATTTATGGGAAAT CGTTCTTATGTAGTGTATCCCCCTGAGGGACCAAGGCCTCCCTCGCCAGAGGAACTAAGGGAGATGGCCCGTGAACTAGCTCGCAAGAACAAAAACCGCTGA